Proteins encoded in a region of the Quercus lobata isolate SW786 chromosome 8, ValleyOak3.0 Primary Assembly, whole genome shotgun sequence genome:
- the LOC115957945 gene encoding uncharacterized protein LOC115957945 isoform X1 — protein sequence MEGGRRISVSPRPCSGRRVVAKKRARGSGVDGFVNSVKKLQRREISSKRDRAFSMSDAQERFRNIRLQEEYDTHDPKGHCSMGLPFLRKRSKIIEIVAARDIVFALAHSGVCAAFSRETNQRICFLNVSPDEVIRSLFYNKNNDSLITVSVYASDNFSSLKCRSTRIEYIRRGKPDAGFALFESESLKWPGFVEFDDVNGKVLTYSAQDSIYKVFDLKNYTMLYSISDKHVQEIKISPGIMLLIFTKAISHVPLKILSIEDGTVLKSFNHLLHRNKKVDFIEQFNEKLLVKQENENLQILDVRNFELTEVSRTEFMTPSAFIFLYENQLFLTFRDRTVAVWNFRGELVTSFEDHLLWHPDCNTNNIYITSDQDLIISYCKADSDDPLSEGNAGSINISNILTGKCLAKIRASNSFPMENECSCSGNCCGSSCALKKQSPASRIRSTVAEALEDITALFYDEERNEIYTGNRHGLVHVWSN from the exons ATGGAAGGCGGTAGGAGGATATCGGTGAGTCCTCGGCCTTGCAGTGGAAGGCGGGTAGTGGCAAAGAAGCGAGCACGCGGAAGCGGTGTGGATGGTTTCGTCAACAGCGTTAAGAAGCTTCAGAGACGGGAAATCAGTTCCAAGCGTGACCGTGCTTTCAGTATGAGCGACGCCCAGGAACGCTTCCGTAACATCCGTTTGCAG GAGGAATATGATACCCATGATCCAAAAGGTCATTGTTCCATGGGACTGCCTTTTCTAAGAAAGAGGTCAAAGATAATTGAGATTGTAGCAGCACGTGACATTGTGTTTGCTCTTGCTCATTCTGGTGTTTGTGCAGCATTTAGCCGAG AGACTAATCAGAGGATATGCTTCCTGAATGTCAGTCCTGATGAAGTTATACGAAGCctgttttataataaaaacaatgacTCACTCATCACAGTTTCTGTATATGCTTCAGACAATTTCAGTTCTTTGAAATGCAGAAGCACAAGAATTGA ATATATAAGGAGGGGTAAACCAGATGCTGGCTTTGCCCTTTTTGAATCTGAGTCACTGAAATGGCCTGGTTTCGTAGAGTTTGATGATGTCAATGGGAAGGTACTCACTTATTCTGCACAGGATAG CATTTACAAAGTATTTGACCTGAAAAACTATACAATGCTGTACTCCATATCGGATAAACATGTTCAAGAGATTAAGATCAG TCCAGGGATCATGTTGTTGATTTTTACCAAAGCAATTAGCCATGTTCCCCTTAAGATTCTTTCAATAGAAGATGGAACTGTTCTCAAGTCTTTCAACCATCTTCTTCACCGGAATAAGAAGGTGGATTTCATTGAACAGTTTAATGAAAAGCTACTAGTAAAGCAAGAAAATGAGAATCTACAGATTCTTGAT GTCCGCAATTTTGAGCTGACAGAAGTTAGCAGAACTGAATTCATGACACCATCAGCATTTATATTTCTGTATGAGAATCAGTTATTCCTGACATTTAGGGACCGAACAGTGGCTGTCTGGAACTTCCGTGGGGAGCTTGTAACTTCATTTGAGGATCACCTTTTGTGGCATCCCGACTGCAACACGAATAACATATACATCACAAGTGATCAGGATCTTATTATCTCTTACTGCAAGGCTGATTCTGATGATCCACTGTCTGAAGgaaatg CAGGATCCATCAATATCAGCAATATTTTGACTGGGAAATGCCTTGCTAAGATTAGAGCAAGCAACAGCTTCCCCATGGAAAATGAATGCAGTTGCAGTGGCAATTGTTGTGGTAGCAGTTGCGCTTTAAAGAAGCAGAGTCCTGCCTCCAGAATTAGGAGCACGGTTGCAGAAGCCTTGGAAGATATTACTGCTCTCTTTTATGATGAAGAGCGGAATGAAATATATACTGGCAATAGGCATGGTCTAGTTCATGTATGGTCCAACTGA
- the LOC115957945 gene encoding uncharacterized protein LOC115957945 isoform X2: protein MEGGRRISVSPRPCSGRRVVAKKRARGSGVDGFVNSVKKLQRREISSKRDRAFSMSDAQERFRNIRLQEEYDTHDPKGHCSMGLPFLRKRSKIIEIVAARDIVFALAHSGVCAAFSRETNQRICFLNVSPDEVIRSLFYNKNNDSLITVSVYASDNFSSLKCRSTRIEYIRRGKPDAGFALFESESLKWPGFVEFDDVNGKVLTYSAQDSIYKVFDLKNYTMLYSISDKHVQEIKISPGIMLLIFTKAISHVPLKILSIEDGTVLKSFNHLLHRNKKVDFIEQFNEKLLVKQENENLQILDVRNFELTEVSRTEFMTPSAFIFLYENQLFLTFRDRTVAVWNFRGELVTSFEDHLLWHPDCNTNNIYITSDQDLIISYCKADSDDPLSEGNGSINISNILTGKCLAKIRASNSFPMENECSCSGNCCGSSCALKKQSPASRIRSTVAEALEDITALFYDEERNEIYTGNRHGLVHVWSN, encoded by the exons ATGGAAGGCGGTAGGAGGATATCGGTGAGTCCTCGGCCTTGCAGTGGAAGGCGGGTAGTGGCAAAGAAGCGAGCACGCGGAAGCGGTGTGGATGGTTTCGTCAACAGCGTTAAGAAGCTTCAGAGACGGGAAATCAGTTCCAAGCGTGACCGTGCTTTCAGTATGAGCGACGCCCAGGAACGCTTCCGTAACATCCGTTTGCAG GAGGAATATGATACCCATGATCCAAAAGGTCATTGTTCCATGGGACTGCCTTTTCTAAGAAAGAGGTCAAAGATAATTGAGATTGTAGCAGCACGTGACATTGTGTTTGCTCTTGCTCATTCTGGTGTTTGTGCAGCATTTAGCCGAG AGACTAATCAGAGGATATGCTTCCTGAATGTCAGTCCTGATGAAGTTATACGAAGCctgttttataataaaaacaatgacTCACTCATCACAGTTTCTGTATATGCTTCAGACAATTTCAGTTCTTTGAAATGCAGAAGCACAAGAATTGA ATATATAAGGAGGGGTAAACCAGATGCTGGCTTTGCCCTTTTTGAATCTGAGTCACTGAAATGGCCTGGTTTCGTAGAGTTTGATGATGTCAATGGGAAGGTACTCACTTATTCTGCACAGGATAG CATTTACAAAGTATTTGACCTGAAAAACTATACAATGCTGTACTCCATATCGGATAAACATGTTCAAGAGATTAAGATCAG TCCAGGGATCATGTTGTTGATTTTTACCAAAGCAATTAGCCATGTTCCCCTTAAGATTCTTTCAATAGAAGATGGAACTGTTCTCAAGTCTTTCAACCATCTTCTTCACCGGAATAAGAAGGTGGATTTCATTGAACAGTTTAATGAAAAGCTACTAGTAAAGCAAGAAAATGAGAATCTACAGATTCTTGAT GTCCGCAATTTTGAGCTGACAGAAGTTAGCAGAACTGAATTCATGACACCATCAGCATTTATATTTCTGTATGAGAATCAGTTATTCCTGACATTTAGGGACCGAACAGTGGCTGTCTGGAACTTCCGTGGGGAGCTTGTAACTTCATTTGAGGATCACCTTTTGTGGCATCCCGACTGCAACACGAATAACATATACATCACAAGTGATCAGGATCTTATTATCTCTTACTGCAAGGCTGATTCTGATGATCCACTGTCTGAAGgaaatg GATCCATCAATATCAGCAATATTTTGACTGGGAAATGCCTTGCTAAGATTAGAGCAAGCAACAGCTTCCCCATGGAAAATGAATGCAGTTGCAGTGGCAATTGTTGTGGTAGCAGTTGCGCTTTAAAGAAGCAGAGTCCTGCCTCCAGAATTAGGAGCACGGTTGCAGAAGCCTTGGAAGATATTACTGCTCTCTTTTATGATGAAGAGCGGAATGAAATATATACTGGCAATAGGCATGGTCTAGTTCATGTATGGTCCAACTGA
- the LOC115954612 gene encoding uncharacterized protein LOC115954612 — translation MEGGIDADAPLDYAAIQILPNQNRDGGVRYEALIYSDNKVEKLATGLLEQLLANVPKVNDFYAKGSDGSFKLQLPENLNSAAWFTKSTLNRFLCIIGSADLLEVTKAIEDEMIQLEEAKKFHLSLYSQDCHDQFGSSEADSCNSMDVEPRSKPEVEIAPSDVSKNELLRAMDLRLTALRGDLAAAFNKAVGATCSYKEITDLAQFLEHFGATALKKSFFKFVELNEESQSAGPLNDDKSLFTHNSRNDNVNKKDGSTWTSKPVHSVIPIKYGVSPAKVAQIEREGSTESEEFSDSSDEYQTSAERSRTLIRSASPRRSASPMRRIQIGRTGSRRATALTIKSLNCFPARERALSHRDIATNNSEDEGFEQPIKKPEINVQRISVQDAINLFESKQRDHATDIQKRRSLTNISICANKSVLRRWSSGMGEASSQCLPEIVSEDSFPETPNNVADGEISMSSVGVTSESECISRGHNLVETSEVDVGLEKGEEKAYDPIDIQADMNVLATDAKEIQGEEIIGKLTASDEWNRQKEAELGQMLMKITENKPVRYAKPQTSRNKKVSSEKRGGFYDHYREKRDEKLRGENAKRRAEKEVQFREMQQILNERKAEMASTNGNDVGKKHAMRKTQKPHKSSSQPVNARKETSKPSVTKKVSSKASPLPATRKSWPSTPSPRATRASPGKIICSVGTTPARQKFNPAPSLPRPSPRVEKSQVGQRNVKDTRSDHDRNVKGLNEKRQERVTNSYKTTKTKVVRVSGDCSSKDSTKPSFYNKITRKSSVVPLESKPFLRKGSRSAPAIGPVNKKKHSPQVEECLTNCQNLVEAQESEVIINASDLVSQQQEGDVVSLGLHDVIQSETQVNSDWQCGETENFKPLAADGDNVFKIQEVSSLISQVEEESIVSPMAWVEIEEHQELPIPCNVSTSELASPANVEPVGLSIRVRHSLSQMLQEESSEPDTIEWGNAENPPIMVCQKDAPKGLKRLLNFARKSKGDASSTGWSSPSVFSEGEDDAEESKPLSKRNADNFLRKAALQAKNFAQQKTSLCESFERNLDARELLPAQSNLSKVNDPFSSQKLQESCDSAVVPTTKATRSFFSLSAFRGSKPSETKLR, via the exons ATGGAGGGTGGAATAGATGCTGATGCACCTTTAGATTATGCTGCGATTCAAATTTTGCCTAATCAAAACAG GGATGGGGGTGTTAGGTACGAGGCATTGATTTACAGTGACAACAAAGTAGAAAAACTGGCAACTGGGCTTCTTGAACAATTGTTGGCGAATGTACCAAAAGTAAATGACTTTTATGCTAAAGGTTCTGATGGTAGCTTTAAACTTCAACTTCCAGAAAACCTCAATAGTGCTGCATGGTTCACAAAATCAACTTTGAACAG ATTCCTATGTATTATTGGTTCAGCGGATTTACTAGAGGTCACTAAAGCTATTGAAGATGAGATGATTCAATTGGAGGAAGCCAAAAAATTTCATCTCTCTTTATATAGCCAG GACTGTCACGATCAATTTGGAAGTTCGGAAGCAG ATAGCTGTAACTCTATGGATGTGGAACCAAGATCCAAA CCTGAAGTTGAGATTGCACCATCAGATGTTTCAAA AAATGAACTGTTGCGAGCTATGGACTTAAGGCTCACAGCATTAAGAGGGGACTTAGCTGCTGCTTTTAACAAGGCTGTTGGTGCTACCTGCTCCTATAAAGAAATCACTGATTTAGCACAATTTTTAGAACATTTTGGAGCAACAGCTTTGAA GAAatcttttttcaaatttgtagAACTGAATGAGGAGAGCCAGAGTGCTGGTCCTCTAAATGATGACAAGTCCTTGTTCACACACAATTCAAGGAATGACAATGTAAACAAGAAAGATGGGAGTACTTGGACATCAAAACCTGTACATTCAGTTATACCAATAAAATATGGTGTTTCACCAGCAAAAGTTGCCCAGATTGAGCGAGAGGGCTCAACAGAAAGCGAGGAGTTTTCTGACTCAAGTGATGAGTATCAAACATCTGCTGAAAGAAGTCGAACTCTTATAAGGTCTGCATCACCCAGGCGGTCAGCATCTCCAATGCGGAGGATTCAAATAGGAAGAACTGGATCACGGAGGGCCACTGCATTAACGATTAAGAGCCTCAATTGTTTTCCTGCTAGAGAGAGGGCATTGTCTCATAGAGACATAGCTACAAACAATAGTGAAGACGAAGGATTTGAACAACCCATTAAGAAACCTGAGATAAATGTGCAAAGAATCAGTGTTCAAGATGCCATAAATCTTTTTGAAAGCAAACAGAGGGATCATGCTACAGATATTCAGAAACGGAGGTCATTAACAAATATCTCTATCTGTGCAAATAAATCTGTATTGAGAAGATGGAGTTCAGGTATGGGTGAAGCTTCTTCCCAATGTCTGCCAGAAATTGTTTCCGAAGACTCTTTTCCAGAGACTCCCAATAATGTCGCAGATGGTGAGATTTCAATGTCTTCAGTAGGAGTGACTTCAGAGTCAGAATGTATATCTAGAGGTCACAATCTTGTTGAGACGTCTGAAGTAGATGTAGGGCTagaaaagggagaagaaaaagCATATGATCCAATAGATATTCAAGCAGACATGAATGTTTTGGCAACTGATGCTAAAGAAATCCAAGGAGAAGAAATTATTGGAAAATTAACAGCCTCAGATGAATGGAATCGACAAAAGGAAGCAGAGTTAGGTCAGATGTTGATGAAAATAACTGAAAATAAGCCTGTTAGATATGCTAAGCCTCAAACTAGCAGAAATAAAAAGGTTTCTTCTGAGAAGAGAGGTGGGTTTTATGACCACTACAGGGAGAAGAGGGATGAAAAACTTCGAGGTGAGAATGCTAAAAGGCGAGCAGAGAAAGAAGTGCAATTTAGAGAAATGCAGCAAATTCTTAATGAGAGAAAAGCCGAAATGGCCTCCACAAATGGGAATGATGTTGGTAAAAAACATGCTATgcgcaaaacccaaaaaccacataaaagttcATCTCAACCTGTAAATGCTAGAAAAGAAACCTCGAAGCCATCTGTTACAAAGAAGGTTTCATCTAAAGCATCACCCCTGCCTGCTACACGCAAATCATGGCCGTCAACACCATCGCCAAGAGCCACAAGGGCATCACCAGGTAAAATCATATGTTCTGTTGGCACTACACCAGCACGTCAGAAATTCAACCCAGCACCATCACTCCCTCGACCGAGCCCTAGAGTGGAAAAATCCCAGGTGGGGCAGAGAAATGTAAAGGATACACGAAGTGATCATGACAGGAATGTAAAGGGTCTGAATGAGAAAAGGCAGGAAAGGGTGACAAACTCTTATAAAACAACCAAAACGAAAGTTGTGAGAGTTTCTGGAGATTGTTCTAGTAAAGATTCAACAAAGCCTAGTTTCTATAACAAAATCACCAGGAAAAGCAGTGTAGTCCCACTGGAATCAAAACCTTTTCTCCGTAAGGGTTCTCGGAGTGCCCCTGCTATTGGTCCTGTTAACAAGAAAAAGCATTCTCCTCAGGTGGAGGAATGTTTGACAAACTGTCAAAATTTAGTGGAAGCTCAAGAAAGTGAGGTAATTATTAATGCTTCAGATCTGGTCAGTCAGCAGCAAGAGGGAGATGTTGTGTCATTGGGTCTTCATGATGTTATACAATCAGAAACTCAGGTAAATAGTGACTGGCAATGTGGTGAGACTGAGAACTTTAAACCACTTGCTGCTGATGGAGATAATGTCTTCAAAATTCAGGAAGTTTCTTCATTGATATCTCAAGTTGAGGAGGAATCAATTGTTTCCCCCATGGCGTGGGTGGAAATAGAAGAGCATCAGGAACTGCCCATTCCATGTAATGTCAGCACATCTGAACTTGCATCTCCAGCCAATGTTGAACCTGTTGGATTGTCAATACGTGTACGTCATTCTTTGTCCCAGATGCTGCAAGAAGAAAGTAGTGAACCTGATACTATTGAGTGGGGAAATGCTGAAAATCCTCCCATCATGGTCTGCCAAAAAGATGCCCCAAAAGGATTGAAAAGGCTCTTGAATTTTGCTCGGAAGAGCAAAGGGGATGCCAGTAGTACTGGTTGGTCTAGTCCATCCGTCTTTTCTGAAGGAGAGGATGATGCTGAGGAATCTAAACCTCTAAGTAAGAGAAATGCTGACAATTTTCTTAGAAAGGCTGCTCTTCAAGCAAAGAACTTTGCACAGCAAAAGACTTCATTATGTGAAAGCTTCGAAAGAAATTTGGATGCTCGTGAACTACTCCCTG CTCAATCAAATTTAAGCAAAGTGAACGACCCCTTTTCTTCTCAAAAGTTGCAAGAGAGCTGTGACTCAGCTGTGGTCCCCACAACTAAAG cCACAAGGTCATTCTTCTCTCTTTCAGCATTTAGGGGCAGTAAACCAAGTGAGACAAAGCTACGGTAA